A stretch of Paludisphaera borealis DNA encodes these proteins:
- a CDS encoding ABC transporter ATP-binding protein: MIRVIAEGLVKRYGPLAAVDHASLELPPGELTCLLGPPGAGKSTLARLLAGLESLDDGEIYFGERMVHGIAPGDRGVGMVFQDHALWPALAVRDNVGYPLKLQGIASRERRRRVEEILTTLRIDSLADSRPDALSPAQSLRVALARAIVTQPDVLILDEPLAGVEPRHRDEAWDEIRRLRAELGLTTLFLTSNVAEALAHSERLAVMDLGRILQSGEPQELYNQPIDVFVARLLGPTNLLQGQVDGNGNGNGNGGEPRREVVVRTPVGRLVARANFPGLSPATPVTISIRPETLTLGPAVPIDSNRFPATIERIVFHGGSREILLRGPGDWPVTAVAPQCHSANVREGQTVTLSVAPEHVTLLMGKFAVAGGH, translated from the coding sequence ATGATCCGCGTCATCGCCGAAGGTCTGGTCAAGAGATACGGCCCGCTGGCGGCCGTCGATCATGCGTCGCTCGAACTTCCGCCGGGCGAGCTGACGTGCCTGCTCGGTCCCCCGGGCGCGGGCAAGTCGACGCTCGCGCGGTTGCTCGCCGGTCTCGAATCGCTCGACGACGGCGAGATCTACTTCGGCGAGCGGATGGTTCATGGCATTGCGCCGGGTGATCGCGGGGTCGGCATGGTGTTTCAGGACCATGCGCTCTGGCCCGCTCTTGCGGTTCGAGACAACGTCGGCTATCCGCTCAAGCTCCAGGGGATCGCCTCGCGCGAACGTCGACGCCGCGTCGAGGAAATCCTCACCACGCTGCGGATCGACAGCCTCGCCGACTCGCGTCCCGACGCGCTCTCGCCCGCTCAATCGCTGCGCGTGGCGCTGGCTCGCGCGATCGTGACCCAGCCCGACGTGCTGATCCTCGACGAGCCGCTCGCGGGCGTCGAGCCCCGGCACCGCGATGAAGCCTGGGACGAGATCCGCCGCCTCCGCGCCGAGCTGGGCCTGACGACGCTCTTTTTGACTTCGAACGTCGCCGAGGCGCTCGCCCATTCCGAGCGACTGGCCGTGATGGATCTGGGGCGCATCCTCCAGTCGGGCGAACCTCAAGAGCTCTACAACCAGCCGATCGACGTCTTCGTCGCGCGGCTGCTGGGGCCGACGAATCTGCTGCAAGGTCAGGTCGACGGCAATGGCAATGGCAACGGCAACGGCGGCGAGCCGCGCCGGGAGGTCGTGGTCCGCACCCCGGTCGGCCGCCTTGTCGCCCGCGCGAACTTTCCAGGGCTCTCGCCGGCGACTCCCGTGACGATCTCGATCCGCCCCGAGACGTTGACCCTCGGCCCCGCGGTTCCGATCGACTCCAACCGTTTCCCCGCGACGATCGAGCGGATCGTCTTCCACGGCGGCTCGCGCGAGATCCTGCTCCGCGGCCCCGGCGATTGGCCGGTGACCGCGGTCGCGCCGCAGTGCCATTCGGCCAACGTTCGCGAGGGCCAGACCGTGACGCTGTCCGTCGCCCCCGAGCACGTCACGCTGCTCATGGGCAAGTTCGCGGTGGCCGGCGGCCACTGA
- a CDS encoding zinc-dependent alcohol dehydrogenase family protein, producing MRAYRLHEFSGPDGWKLDDLPSPTPGVGEVLIRVRAASINFRDLLVAKGIYNPTLKLPRIPVSDAAGEVVACGRGVSRFQPGDRVAANFMPGWVDGAINEHKGQSALGGAAEGVLAEEVVLPETGLVRVSDRLSFEEAATLPCAGVTAWHSLFLAGAIKPGDTVLTLGTGGVSVFAVQFARLAGARVIATSSSDAKLSRVHQLGATDLINYKTQPDWEKTVRKLTGGVGVDVVVEVGGAGTFPRSLRAVRSGGTIALIGVLTGQGQIDPTSILMRSVKVQGIYVGSVAMFEAMNRAIDVGGIKPVIDRVFPFENAADALRLMESGSHFGKIVIHV from the coding sequence ATGAGAGCCTACCGACTGCACGAATTTTCCGGCCCCGACGGCTGGAAACTGGACGACCTGCCGTCCCCCACGCCAGGCGTTGGCGAGGTCTTGATTCGGGTCCGTGCCGCTTCGATCAACTTCCGGGACCTGCTGGTCGCCAAGGGGATCTACAACCCGACGCTCAAGCTGCCGCGCATTCCCGTCTCCGACGCCGCCGGCGAGGTCGTCGCGTGCGGTCGGGGAGTTTCGAGGTTCCAGCCCGGCGACCGCGTGGCCGCCAACTTCATGCCCGGCTGGGTCGACGGCGCGATCAATGAGCACAAGGGGCAATCGGCCCTCGGCGGCGCGGCGGAGGGCGTGCTCGCCGAGGAGGTCGTACTTCCCGAAACCGGCCTCGTTCGCGTTTCCGACCGTCTCAGCTTCGAGGAAGCGGCGACGCTCCCCTGCGCGGGCGTCACCGCCTGGCACAGCCTGTTCCTCGCCGGCGCGATCAAGCCCGGCGACACCGTGCTGACGCTCGGCACCGGCGGCGTTTCGGTCTTCGCCGTCCAGTTCGCCCGCCTCGCGGGCGCCCGCGTGATCGCGACCTCCAGCAGCGACGCCAAGCTCAGCCGGGTGCACCAACTCGGCGCGACCGACCTCATCAATTACAAGACCCAGCCCGACTGGGAGAAGACCGTGCGCAAGCTCACCGGCGGGGTCGGCGTCGACGTCGTCGTCGAGGTCGGCGGCGCGGGGACGTTCCCGCGATCGCTCCGCGCCGTGAGGTCGGGCGGAACCATCGCCTTGATCGGCGTCCTGACAGGCCAGGGACAGATCGACCCGACCTCGATCCTGATGCGATCCGTGAAGGTGCAAGGGATCTACGTCGGCTCGGTCGCGATGTTCGAAGCGATGAACCGCGCGATCGACGTCGGCGGGATCAAGCCGGTCATCGACCGCGTGTTCCCGTTCGAGAACGCCGCCGACGCCCTGCGCCTCATGGAAAGTGGGTCGCACTTCGGCAAGATCGTGATCCACGTCTGA
- a CDS encoding M20/M25/M40 family metallo-hydrolase yields MRYREWRLGRETRGVLIASGLLAIGALAPCLGTGEAAAQVPVARASDSPTAAPAATATYVSPAEARLRGDVAFLAADEQEGRAPGTKGIEASADHIAAVFKELGLKTAPGADGYFQTFTLTGQPRLGEPLDLAVKSSDGQTLKAVSRTDFSALAIGVNGVADAVPIVFAGYGITAKQDDLKLDYDDYAGFDVKDKAVLILRREPQQNDERSSFDGKKTTEFSALRHKATNAFQHGAKIVLLVNDFASLGTDNDTLLSLGSAGSEVNSKLPFVQLTREFADKILKAAGEPSLTELEHQIDKDLKPRTRELKNVTLSAHVTIERPSVDTKNVIGVLEGSGPHANETIVVGGHYDHLGRGGLMSGSLAFLSRDIHNGADDNASGTAMVLEVARRLAARRDPLPRRVVFIAFSGEERGLLGSQYYVEHPLYKLASTVMMINFDMVGRLNDKNELTMIGTGTSPNSQGLVETLGKNAGLTIKTVSGMTDGFGGSDHQSFYGKSIPVLFAFTGIHSDYHRPSDDSDRINYAGMAKIADYMELILLDVARRPERPEFARLTAPKRTAQSASTSMSVTMGVMPDYADESKAGMKLSDVREGGPAAKAGIKGGDTITSIGGKPISTIYDYMESLGRYKPGDHVDVVVKRDGKDVTIKVDLGKPNVAPNH; encoded by the coding sequence ATGCGGTATCGCGAATGGAGACTGGGGAGGGAAACCCGAGGAGTCTTGATCGCTTCCGGACTGCTTGCGATCGGCGCTCTCGCCCCGTGTCTCGGGACAGGTGAAGCGGCGGCCCAGGTTCCGGTGGCGAGGGCCTCCGACTCGCCGACGGCGGCGCCCGCCGCGACCGCGACCTACGTGAGCCCGGCCGAGGCCCGGCTGCGTGGCGACGTCGCGTTTCTGGCGGCCGACGAGCAAGAAGGCCGCGCGCCCGGCACCAAGGGCATCGAAGCCTCGGCCGACCACATCGCCGCGGTCTTCAAGGAGCTGGGGCTCAAGACCGCGCCCGGCGCGGACGGCTATTTCCAGACGTTCACGCTCACCGGCCAGCCGAGACTCGGCGAGCCCCTCGATCTGGCGGTCAAATCGTCGGACGGTCAAACCCTGAAGGCGGTCTCTCGAACCGATTTCAGCGCCCTGGCGATCGGCGTCAACGGCGTCGCCGACGCGGTCCCGATCGTCTTCGCGGGCTACGGCATCACGGCCAAGCAGGACGATCTGAAGCTCGACTACGACGACTACGCCGGCTTCGACGTCAAGGACAAAGCCGTCCTCATCCTCCGTCGCGAGCCCCAGCAGAACGACGAGCGCAGCTCGTTCGACGGCAAGAAGACCACCGAGTTCTCGGCGCTCCGGCACAAGGCCACCAACGCGTTCCAGCACGGCGCGAAGATCGTCCTCCTCGTCAACGACTTCGCCTCCCTCGGCACCGACAACGACACGCTTCTCAGCCTCGGTTCGGCCGGGTCGGAAGTGAACTCGAAGCTGCCGTTCGTCCAGCTCACCCGCGAGTTCGCCGACAAGATCCTCAAGGCCGCCGGCGAGCCGTCGCTGACCGAGCTGGAACATCAGATCGACAAGGATCTCAAGCCCCGGACGCGCGAGCTGAAGAACGTGACGCTCTCGGCGCACGTCACGATCGAACGACCCTCGGTCGACACCAAGAACGTGATCGGCGTCCTCGAAGGCTCGGGCCCGCACGCGAACGAAACGATCGTCGTCGGCGGCCACTACGACCACCTGGGACGCGGCGGCCTGATGTCGGGCTCGCTGGCTTTCCTGTCGCGGGACATCCACAACGGCGCCGACGACAACGCGTCGGGAACCGCCATGGTGCTGGAAGTCGCGCGGCGGCTGGCCGCCCGGCGCGACCCCCTGCCCCGTCGCGTGGTCTTCATCGCCTTTTCGGGCGAAGAGCGCGGGCTGCTGGGATCGCAATACTATGTCGAACACCCGCTCTATAAGCTCGCCTCGACCGTGATGATGATCAACTTCGACATGGTCGGCCGCCTCAACGACAAAAACGAGCTAACCATGATCGGCACCGGCACCTCGCCGAACTCGCAGGGGCTGGTGGAGACGCTCGGCAAGAACGCCGGCCTGACGATCAAGACCGTCAGCGGCATGACCGACGGCTTCGGCGGCAGCGACCATCAGTCGTTCTACGGCAAGAGCATCCCCGTCCTGTTCGCGTTCACCGGCATCCATTCCGACTACCACCGGCCGAGCGACGACTCCGATCGGATCAACTACGCGGGTATGGCCAAGATCGCCGACTACATGGAGCTGATCCTCCTCGACGTCGCCCGGCGTCCCGAGCGTCCGGAGTTCGCCCGGCTGACCGCGCCGAAGCGGACGGCCCAGTCGGCGTCCACCAGTATGAGCGTGACGATGGGGGTGATGCCCGACTACGCCGATGAGTCGAAGGCCGGCATGAAGCTCTCCGACGTCCGCGAGGGGGGACCCGCCGCCAAGGCCGGCATCAAGGGGGGCGACACCATCACCAGCATCGGCGGAAAGCCGATCAGCACGATCTACGATTACATGGAAAGCCTCGGCCGCTACAAGCCGGGTGACCACGTCGACGTCGTCGTCAAGCGAGACGGCAAGGACGTCACGATCAAGGTGGACCTCGGCAAGCCGAACGTCGCGCCGAATCATTAA